The following are from one region of the Apostichopus japonicus isolate 1M-3 chromosome 17, ASM3797524v1, whole genome shotgun sequence genome:
- the LOC139954880 gene encoding ATPase inhibitor mai-2, mitochondrial-like: protein MALARSANLRIWRPISAAVFQTRCFSSGEWGSGAGKGGGTGGSIRDAGGAFGKMEAAHEEQYFRKLQQEQLKTLKKHHDDEIDAHESEINRHKEAIKRLHKKKKEIDERDD from the exons ATGGCTTTGGCAAGATCAGCCAATCTACGCATATGGCGACCTATTTCTGCTGCTGT TTTTCAAACACGATGCTTTTCTTCAGGTGAATGGGGAAGTGGTGCAGGAAAG GGAGGTGGAACTGGTGGAAGTATCCGTGACGCTGGTGGTGCCTTTGGCAAAATGGAAGCTGCCCATGAAGAGCAGTATTTCAGAAAATTG CAACAAGAACAACTTAAGACTTTAAAGAAACACCACGACGATGAAATTGACGCTCACGAGAGTGAAATCAATAGACACAAGGAAGCCATCAAAAGACTccacaagaagaaaaaagaaattgatgAGCGGGACGATTAA
- the LOC139954870 gene encoding uncharacterized protein: MKLFPFSCLTTNRAMRSSEITTVLLFILVIYFQKRGGFAQTTSNAVLTSTLQTWELQCPKATETPDDGQRFCDKTTLCASNLHSSTRCQCDDLCQYYGDCCFDALEGDENPDIVVPSVMELETCQSDGIYGSGYYMISKCPEEFVDSNIRSLCEQVNPDDILLNTPATDRNDKKLFRNLYCAICHERIIDNLYFWKLTVTCANEPADSDSEGGKSDSKDDGAFDDGTSAFDDGTSAFDDGTSAFDDGTSAFDDGTSAFDDGTSAFDDGTSAFDDGTSAFDDGTSAFDDGTSAFDDGTSAFDDGTSAFDDGTSAVDDGTSAVDDGTSAVDDGTSADDTSAKGTKAPPEDLRLLWENLRNPKCVRKFSYRLEGRDPYRRCTPIDVNSFEDDRQMQTSCPSYVAPYLSNGTTYKNRECAACNGANVTSSPCDFPGDDLDPQGAQSFSNLFLFSDGYGFSENEVHASPCNNGEILDPFSNACRTVVPRYEPQTEGERDQSDHFMVRGEIYVHESEDVCFSSNTEHCSEIKEAISVVLTALIRSEIADFQGHLSVTDIDCVDSSNQVQFCFQEQGPSKLCTFRGDLLSDTPNVYQDLRQRSNYTVRDESYRNLSCLYMPLMNIQTFTLTPGNVSCSSLSIESQTSSIGFVWREELNDTQITSVSGYCSGILTCKSDYVHFNSLDVKVINVTHIYISKTEQFFKRGTYYERPDGISICTDYLDVCKARENSQRIEAIFTIIGSTMSLAGFTATILTYMIFPRLRNNMGKSILSLVSALFVAQFFQMVFWDKTTNTAFCTSVAMISHYTFLAAFFWMSVLGNDLSRTFGSRAKLQTVRDSKKTFFYFSLYGWIGPLIIVGICSVFHFTDVEFIDFWYGNECSCWIGDPMALFWTFGFPVVIIWLLNFAFFADTVIGIVRARNATKRATSSNTNLLNQDGKQDFLLFCKLSCIMGLTWVFSFAAGFFESQAVSIIAIILNSTQGVLIFIAFGCNSRVLEMWRNNYSKRKLTSSRSTSLAATAKTSVSSMTGQRVINKNPTPRCGV; encoded by the exons ATGCAGTACTAACATCAACATTACAAACGTGGGAGCTGCAGTGTCCCAAAGCGACAGAAACTCCCGACGACGGACAACGGTTTTGTGACAAAACCACTCTCTGTGCTTCTAATTTACATTCTTCTACAAGATGCCAATGCGACGACCTCTGCCAGTATTACGGGGACTGTTGTTTCGATGCCCTGGAAGGAGACGAAAACCCAGATATCGTTGTTCCATCTGTAATGGAGCTCGAGACCTGTCAGTCTGACGGTATTTACGGAAGCGGCTATTACATGATCAGTAAATGTCCCGAAGAGTTTGTCGATTCAAATATCCGTTCGTTGTGCGAGCAGGTAAATCCCGATGACATTTTATTGAACACACCGGCTACTGACAGGAATGATAAAAAACTTTTCCGAAATTTGTATTGTGCGATTTGCCATGAACGAATTATTGATAATTTGTATTTTTGGAAGTTAACTGTGACTTGTGCAAATGAACCAGCCGATAGCGATAGTGAGGGCGGCAAGTCAGATAGTAAAGATGACGGGGCTTTCGACGATGGAACATCAGCTTTCGACGACGGGACATCAGCTTTCGACGATGGAACGTCAGCTTTCGACGATGGAACATCAGCTTTCGACGATGGAACATCAGCTTTCGACGATGGAACGTCAGCTTTCGACGATGGAACATCAGCTTTTGACGATGGGACTTCAGCTTTCGACGATGGAACATCAGCTTTCGACGATGGAACATCAGCTTTTGACGATGGAACATCAGCTTTCGACGATGGAACATCAGCTTTTGACGATGGGACTTCAGCTGTCGACGACGGTACTTCAGCTGTCGACGACGGCACATCCGCCGTCGACGATGGCACTTCGGCTGACGATACCTCAGCTAAAGGTACAAAAGCGCCACCAGAGGATCTTCGCCTTTTATGGGAGAATTTAAGGAACCCTAAATGTGTCAGAAAATTTAGCTACCGCTTAGAGGGACGTGATCCCTATCGAAGATGTACACCTATTGATGTCAATAGCTTTGAAGATGACCGCCAGATGCAAACATCTTGTCCTTCGTATGTGGCGCCTTATCTGTCTAACGGTACCACATACAAGAATCGTGAGTGCGCAGCATGCAATGGCGCCAATGTGACTTCATCACCATGTGATTTCCCCGGTGATGATTTAGACCCACAGGGGGCTCAGTCCTTCTctaatttattccttttcaGTGATGGCTATGGATTTTCCGAGAATGAGGTTCATGCCTCCCCTTGTAACAATGGTGAAATACTCGATCCTTTTTCGAATGCTTGTCGAACAGTTGTTCCCAGATATGAACCACAGACAGAAGGTGAACGAGACCAGAGCGATCACTTCATGGTGCGAGGTGAAATATATGTACATGAAAGTGAAGATGTCTGTTTCTCGTCAAACACTGAACACTGTTCCGAGATTAAAGAAGCGATCTCCGTGGTGTTAACTGCATTAATACGTAGCGAGATTGCAGATTTTCAGGGACATTTGTCTGTTACTGACATTGATTGCGTCGATTCGAGCAATCaagttcaattttgttttcaagagcAAGGCCCTTCAAAACTTTGCACATTTCGTGGCGATCTTCTCTCTGACACACCCAATGTCTATCAAGACCTACGACAGCGTTCCAATTACACAGTAAGAGATGAAAGTTATCGTAATCTGAGCTGTTTATACATGCCGTTAATGAATATTCAGACATTTACACTAACACCCGGTAACGTCAGTTGTTCGAGTCTTTCAATCGAATCCCAGACGTCGAGCATCGGATTCGTATGGAGAGAAGAACTAAACGACACCCAAATAACATCGGTCAGTGGTTACTGCTCTGGCATCTTAACTTGCAAATCGGACTATGTTCATTTTAACAGTTTAGATGTGAAGGTTATCAACGTCACGCATATATACATTAGCAAAACGGAACAGTTTTTTAAACGGGGGACTTACTATGAACGACCAGATGGAATTTCGATCTGTACGGACTACCTGGATGTTTGTAAAGCCAGAGAAAATTCGCAGAGGATCGAGGCAATCTTTACGATCATCGGAAGTACCATGTCCTTAGCTGGGTTTACCGCAACCATACTGACGTATATGATATTCCCGCGTTTAAGAAATAACATGGGTAAATCGATCTTGTCTCTTGTCTCGGCGCTGTTCGTAGCTCAATTCTTTCAAATGGTGTTTTGGGATAAGACTACCAATACAGCGTTCTGTACCTCTGTAGCCATGATTAGTCATTACACCTTCTTAGCTGCCTTCTTCTGGATGTCCGTCTTAGGAAATGACTTGAGTCGGACCTTTGGAAGTCGAGCTAAATTACAGACGGTTCGGGACAGcaaaaagacatttttttaCTTCTCGCTGTATGGATGGATCGGTCCGCTTATTATAGTGGGAATCTGTTCTGTATTTCATTTTACCGATGTGGAGTTTATAGATTTCTGGTACGGCAATGAATGCAGCTGTTGGATCGGTGACCCCATGGCATTATTCTGGACGTTTGGTTTCCCTGTTGTTATTATCTGGTTACTGAACTTTGCGTTTTTCGCCGACACGGTGATTGGGATTGTACGAGCTAGGAACGCGACGAAGAGGGCGACATCGTCAAACACAAATCTACTAAATCAAGACGGGAAGCAAGACTTTTTGCTGTTCTGTAAG CTGAGTTGCATTATGGGATTGACGTGGGTGTTCAGCTTCGCTGCTGGATTTTTCGAATCGCAAGCTGTCAGTATCATCGCTATCATCTTAAACTCGACACAGGGCGTGCTCATCTTTATCGCATTTGGATGCAATTCTCGAGTCCTTGAAATGTGGCGGAATAATTATTCCAAGAGAAAGCTGACGTCGTCGAGATCTACTTCACTGGCTGCCACGGCTAAGACTTCTGTCTCTTCCATGACCGGGCAGCGAGTTATAAACAAGAATCCCACTCCTCGTTGCGGTGTATAA
- the LOC139954875 gene encoding arylsulfatase-like isoform X1, with amino-acid sequence MATQVQFSLHIFSFLIAILLTSSTIAQDQPNIILFLADDVGYGDLSCYGHPSQVPGGIDQLAKDGKRFTAAYVPDPNGVASRGAILTGRLPVRIGLYGLDGEDRHTFTATHSTGLPKTETTIAEALKEHGYATGMVGKWNLGINEETATDGSHLPKNHGFDYVGYNLPLTNSWGCGLRSSDPGGGTNSDNCFLYKNDVIVEQPFDPSGLMTKFLGNAEEFIREHKEEPFFLYFAFSNNHVTLSPSDQFSDTSPLGTYGDSTNEMNSAVTDVMDLLNDLGLRENTLVIFLSDNGPFLEMCSKAGFEGPLKGGKSTVYEGGIRIPFIVSWPGQIPAGSVSRHTVSSMDIFPTILDVIGRPLPTGITYDGSSLKSILYEEFLMSEKWGFEIQSQMAPVHPEGLFFYSGEILTAMRFDGYKVHFRLQPQPLTTRVGFGEECTEGAPLMEYYAGCREPTCFTTQQVPTVYLIDADVGEGFRFTNYSEIAVFDPGFECKMMQLNFAHVSSIVRGPDLLSSTNQIADLQPCCTLPGCPCASIGGRASVGKPAYVIVCSVAILLWLILSS; translated from the exons ATGGCTACACAGGTTCAATTCAGTCttcatatcttttcttttctcatcGCGATTTTGTTAACAAGTTCTACAATCGCACAAGATCAACCTAATATCATACTGTTTCTAGCAGACGATGTTGGATACGGGGATCTGTCGTGTTATGGCCACCCATCACAAGTTCCTGGTGGTATCGACCAGTTGGCGAAAGATGGTAAAAGGTTTACAGCCGCGTACGTACCTGATCCTAATGGCGTAGCTAGTCGTGGTGCCATTCTCACAG GGAGGCTGCCGGTTAGAATCGGTCTGTATGGATTAGATGGTGAGGATAGGCATACATTTACTGCTACACATTCAACGGGATTACCAAAAACAGAAACCACAATAGCGGAAGCTCTGAAAGAACACGGTTACGCTACTGGAATGGTTGGAAAGTGGAATTTAG GTATTAACGAAGAAACAGCTACTGATGGTTCCCATCTCCCTAAAAATCATGGATTTGATTATGTCGGGTACAATCTACCTTTAACCAATAGTTGGGGATGTGGACTTCGATCGAGTGAC CCTGGCGGTGGAACGAATTCTGATAACTGCTTTTTGTACAAGAATGACGTCATTGTTGAGCAACCTTTTGACCCTTCGGGCCTGATGACCAAATTTCTCGGAAACGCAGAGGAATTTATTCGTGAACATAAAGAGGAACCATTCTTTCTCTATTTTGCGTTCTCTAATAATCACGTGACCTTGTCTCCTTCGGACCAATTCTCAGACACGTCACCTCTAG GCACGTATGGAGACAGCACTAATGAAATGAACTCAGCTGTTACCGATGTTATGGATCTCCTAAACGATTTAGGGCTCAGAGAAAACACTCTGGTAATCTTTCTCTCAGACAACGGACCATTTTTAGAGATGTGTTCCAAAGCCGGGTTTGAGGGCCCTTTAAAAG GTGGCAAGTCCACAGTTTATGAGGGCGGTATTCGTATTCCGTTTATAGTAAGTTGGCCTGGGCAAATTCCCGCAGGTAGCGTATCGCGTCACACGGTCAGTTCCATGGACATTTTCCCAACCATCCTTGACGTCATAGGAAGGCCTCTACCGACAGGTATCACTTACGATGGGAGCTCACTCAAATCCATCTTGTACGAAGAATTTCTGATGAGTGAAAAATGGGGGTTTGAAATTCAGTCACAGATGGCACCTGTCCATCCAGAGGGGTTGTTTTTCTATTCTGGAGAAATATTGACAGCCATGAG GTTCGATGGCTACAAAGTCCATTTCCGACTGCAACCTCAACCTCTAACTACCCGGGTAGGATTTGGCGAAGAATGTACAGAGGGCGCCCCATTAATGGAATATTACGCTGGATGTAGAGAACCTACTTGTTTTACAACTCAACAAGTTCCAACTGTTTATCTGATTGACGCAGACGTCGGAGAAGGATTTCGATTCACCAATTATTCAGAGATTGCCGTTTTCGACCCCGGGTTTGAGTGCAAGATGATGCAGTTGAATTTTGCCCACGTCAGTTCGATTGTGAGAGGACCGGATCTGCTTTCATCAACCAATCAAATTGCTGACTTACAACCCTGCTGCACATTACCTGGGTGCCCATGCGCATCAATTGGTGGAAGAGCTAGTGTCGGAAAACCTGCGTATGTCATTGTCTGCTCTGTGGCTATTCTTCTGTGGCTAATATTGAGTTCATAA